Below is a window of Cytophagaceae bacterium DNA.
TGTTGAATATACTATTGATGCATTTAAGCAAATAAGGGAAAAATTAAGCCAGGGTGCTTATAATTACGAAATTCCACTAAAAAGTGAGATTTATTCAAATTTTTAAATTAAAATTATGCCATTTTTAACACTTTCAAATGCCGAGTATTATTATGAAGAATACGGTTCAGGCAGTGAAACCATAGTTTTTGCACATGGTTTATTATGGAGCCATTGGATGTTCCATAATCAAATTGAATATTTACAAAAAAACTTTAGAATCATAGCCTTTGATTTTCGAGGTCAGGGTAAAACCAAGGCCAAAAACTCAAAATATGATATGGAAAGTTTATATAATGACAGCCTGGAATTGATAAAAATCCTCTCCGATAAGCCGGTAATATTTGCGGGACTGTCTATGGGAGGCTATATTGGGATGCGTTTGGCGGCCAGAAATCCTGAATGGATAAAAAAAGTTGTCCTGATGGAGTCATCATCGGAGGCCGAACCCGCTGAGAATATTGCGAGATACAAAATGCTTAATACTTTGGTAAGAACGGTTGGCTATTGGCCTGTTGAGAAGCAAATTATGAATATTATGTTTGGTAAAACTTTCCTCAACGACGTAAACCGCAAAGCAGAATATGAGGTATATTTAAAAAAACTCAAAGAAAATAACCGTACCACCATCACTCTGGCTACAGAAGGGGTGATTTCGAGAGGTTCTTTTGATGATGAACTTAAGAATATCAAAGTTCCCACTTTGATTCTGGTTGGCGAGGAAGATGTACCAGCACCAATTGAAAAGTCAGAGTTTCTTCATAAAAATATTGAGAACTCAGTTCTTAAGGTGATTCCCAATGCCGGACATACGGGAGTTTTGGAAAATCCCGAACAATATAATCTTTTAATTGAGGCTTTTGTTGAAGCTTAAAACTTACTTTTGTGTCTGTTTTTGATTTAAACAGGCATTATGAAAGGATTTGTAAATTTTCTGAAATATTCGAGCCTTCATGTGGCGGCAATAAGCATGCTCCACATGATGGCTTTTTTTTATTTGCCGGCAGGTGATTCAAAAGTTCATTGGCCTACAGTTTTACAACTCTTTATTTCCACTTGGATCATTTACATTCTTGACAGATTACTTGACAATCTGAAATCGCCGAACCCAAGTCCCAGGCATGAATATTTTAATAGAAATCAATATAATTATTCCATATTAATCGTCGGATTATTTATTATTGATGTAGTCTTATGTTTTTTTCAGAAAACTGAAATTCTAATTTTCGGAATGATTTTAAGCTTCTTTATTGGAATTTATCTATATTTATTAACAAAAAAAGACTGGTTTGTTCCCTACAAAGAATTTGTGATGCCATTGTTTTTTGTTTCAGCTGTGGCTGTTCCTCCTTTGATAATAGCCAGTAGTATCAATTTGAGTGCATGGATTTTACTATTTATGTACCTTTTGATAATTTACCAGAATTTATTCGCTATTTCTTATTTTGAAAATTTAAATAACGAAAAAAATACAAATATTACTAAAAATATTTCTTTGCAAAAACTTAGAAAATGGGTAAATTATTTTAGCAGTTTTAATATTTTTATTTTTGGTTTTTTCTTTCTCAATCTTTCTACATATCCTGATAAGTTGGCAGCAATAATTGTTTCGATATCAATAATGTATGCTTTAAGCCTTGTTTTTGAAAAAAAGATAAAAACTATTTATCGCGAGATTCTTGACAGCCTACTTTTTCTTTTTCTGATTATCTTTCTCTTTTAATTTACTATTTCCTCTGCGATAAACATAATATAGAAAGCCTCCCAAACCAAACATCAATAAAAAGTAACTGTCTTTAAAACTTACATTTTTGTAGATAAACTGGTCTGACCAAATAACCAAAAGGCCCAAACTTCCGAACAATAAAAGAGAATCAAATAATTTCATATATTGTTAGTTATTAATATTTTACATTTATCTAAACAAAACCTGGGATCATTTATCCAAGTTTCCCAATAATCTCAAACTTATCAAATACCACAGCAGTATGCGGAGCATCTTTTAATTCTTCAGTAAGGTCTTGCCCAGCCCAATGCTCATAATGTTTTCCGTTTTTCCACAGACGGGAACTTCCTACATCATACACAAATCCGTTTAATGCAACCCAGATTTCTGGTTTATCCTGGCCGTTTCTAAGGGCCAACTGATTTTTGGAAATTATTCGCATTTTCTTTGTTTGACTCAAAAATACGTCATTAATCAAAATATTTGGTTAAATGAGATGAATTCATGGCATTTTTTTTGACTAATTCAGCATAAAAGATATATTTGCATAAGTAACATAAATTCAAAAAAATGAAAACCAAAATCTTATTTTCACTTGTTGTCATATCGTTGGTTGTATTTGCTGGTTGTAAAACCAAAATTAAACCCACTTCAGATCTGGTTAAGAAAATTTGGATAATACAATCAGTTAAAGAAGGAAGCACTGAAGTCTATAAATCAGGTAGTACCAGCAATATTCAGCCAGGTTATGGTTCTTACAAATTAGATTTGTCGGCACCTCCTACTGTAATTTTAAAAGAAAGAGATGGTAGTTCTTTTACCGGAAAATATGAAATTACTTCCTCAGAGTTAAATTTGACTGGTCTTACTCCGGAACCAACCGGTACAGGTGGAAATATTGAGTATTCGGTTACCACTGCCACTGAGACTTCTTTGGTAATTACCAATTCATCACCTAACCCAAAGACAGGTGGTACAATTAATACCTATAGTTTGGTTCCTGCCAATTAAGATTTTTGATATTATTTAAAGGTACTTTCCACCCGGGAAGTACCTTTTTTGTTTATTTAAGCTATTAAAATTACCTTTGTACCATGGAAAAACAAACTTTGGAATCTTTGGGTGAATTTGGTCTTATCGATCGTATCTCAGAAAATTTTCAGAAAAAATCGGAATCAACAGTCAAAGGAATTGGGGATGATACTGCGGTAATTGATTGTGGTTCAAAATATCAATTGATCACTACAGATATGCTTTTAGAGGGTGTTCACTTTGATTTGGTCTATACTCCATTGAAACACCTTGGTTATAAAGCGATTGCTGTTAATATTTCGGATATTGCGGCTATGAATGGAGTACCAAGACACGCCACTGTGTCATTAGGCTTAAGCAACAGATTTGGACTATCTGATGTCGATGAGTTATATGAAGGAATAAAATCTGCTTGTGAAGATTACAACATAGATTTAATTGGCGGGGATACTTCATCCAGCCGGTCAGGTTTGGTTATTTCAGTTTCGGTAGTGGGTGATGTAGAAAAAGATAAAATAACTTACAGAAGTGGTGCCAATGAAAACGACATCGTTTGTGTTACAGGCGATTTAGGTGCTGCTTATATGGGCTTACAAATTTTGGAGCGGGAAAAACAGGAGTTTTTGGCCAATCCGGCCATGGAACCCAAAATTGACAATAAAAGCTATGTAGTCGGCAGGCAGTTGAAACCTGAAAGCAGAACAGACATCGTTTTTGATTTATTGGAAAAAGGAATTGTTCCTACATCTATGATTGATATTTCCGATGGGTTGGCGTCAGATGTTTTGCATTTGGCAAAAAAATCGGGAAAAAGTTTCACGATTTTCTTCGAAAATATTCCAATCGATAATCAAACCCTGGAAACTTGTGCCGATTTTAATTTAAATCCGGTTACAAGTGTCATCAATGGTGGTGAGGATTACGAACTTCTGATGACGATCTCTCAGGCTGATTATGAAAAAATTAAAGATATTTCAGAAATCACACCAATTGGGTTTGTAAAAGGCGAAGGTGCCTCCTGGTTGGTTTTGAATTCTGGTGAAAGAACAAAATTAATTGCCCCGGGCTGGAAAAATGTATAAAAATATTTCTAAAACATTAATATTAAGTCTTTTATCTGTTATTTCGGTTTTGGGTCAAAACGAAATTTCCGATATTAAAAATCAATTTAAAATTGATAGAAGAACGACTGTTTATGAAATAGAATATATTTCTGAAAGCAATACTCTAAAAGGAAAGACCAATAATGTAGCTGCAAAAAAAGCTTTGTTGGAAAAATTAAAAGTTAAAAACCCAAAAGATTCAATAGTAATATTGCCAAATCTCCTACCGGGACAGCAGCCTTATGTAGTAGCCAATGTTTCAGTCGTTAATTTGCGTTCTGAACCAGAAGAATCGGCAGAATTATCGTCGCAGGTGCTTTTGGGAATTCCGATGAAAGTTTTCGAAAAATACAGAGGTTGGTACCGCGTGCAATGCCCGGACCAATATATCGGATGGGTTGACGCCAGTACTGTTAAGCCATTTTCTGAAAACCAAATTACTGATTACCAAAAAGATAGCCTGGTTATTTTTTCCGACTTTTACGGAAAAGCCTACCGGGATACTTCCAGCAATGCATTGCCAATCAGAGACCTGACTTATGGTAATATTATTGTGAAAAATAAAATTCTAGGGAAATTCATTGAGGTAACTTTTCCCGACAAAACAAAGGGATACATTTCGGTAAATTCAGCAAAACCCATAAAATTTTGGCTTGAAAAATCTGAAAGCTATGGGGATGAAATTGCAAGGTTTTCATTGAATTATCTCGGAACTCCTTATTTATGGGGTGGTACTTCGGCCAAAGGGGTCGATTGCAGTGGCTTTACCAGAATGTCTTATTTATCAAAGGGTTTATTTCTTCCTCGTGACGCATCACAGCAAGCTTTGATCGGAGAAAAAGTAACAATTGATTCTACGTTCAGTAATCTCAGAGTTGGAGATTTATTGTTTTTCGGAAATACAGAGACCAAAAGAGTTGTCCATGTGGCACTTTGGCTAGGTGGACTTTCGTTTATTCATTCATCAGGGATGGTTCGAATCGAAAGTTTTGATCCAAAAGCTCATAATTATTCTGAATACAATCTTCGCCGCCTGCTTTTTGTAAAAAGAATCAATCCTGAAAGTATCAAACTCAAGGAAGGATTGCTTTATACCCTTACAAAATGACCTCAAATTATAAAGAGTTTTAGAATATTTTCTTAAAAATTTCCGAATGAATAAAGGCACTTTTTTTGATTTAAGCGACAAAATAAAATCTTCAAAATTTGCCCGTTTTTTTGAAAGAAAAGTACCTCAAAAACTTATTCAGAGGTTATCAAATGATGGTCTTCCCCTTGTTATAGCTTCCATTTTAGTTGGTTTGCTTTCGGTTTTGTACGAATTAATGTTTGAATGGGGAGAAAAACTAAGTATTAAAATCTACAATTTCAATCCTCACATTTTTTGGATTCTTTCTCCTTTGACCTTTTTCCTCAGCTTTTATATTATCAGAAATTATTCAAAATTTTCAAATGGTAGTGGTATTCCTCAACTTTTGGCGGCAATTGATCTTAGTGATTCGCCCAAAAAAGGGATTTTAAATAAACTTTTGGGTTTAAAGGTCATTTTAGTGAAAATTGCTTCCAGTTTAATATTACTTATAGGTGGCGGAAGTATTGGCCGTGAAGGGCCAACTTTACAAATTTCCGGTTCTATTTTTCAGTTAGTTAGCAGATTATTTTCTAAAACTAAAAAAATTGACCTTAAAACCATGCTCATTACAAGCGGGGCATCGGGTTTGGCTGCTGCATTCAATACTCCTTTGGGAGGGATTGTTTATGTAGTGGAAGAATTGAGCAAATCACATATTAATAAACTTAGGGTTCCGGTTTTTACGGCGGTAATATTTGCAGGATTTACAGCACAGTTTTTTATGGGTCCTTATTTATTTTTAGGATTTCCAAAAACTCAAACCTTGCCACTAAATCTTATTCCACTGGGTTTTGGTCTGGCAATTTTGGGTGGAATTTTTGGATCCTTATTATCCTTATTTGTATTAAAAATATTCACTATGTCCGGGAAATTTCAAAATCCATATGTGATTCCTGTGATCTTAGGATTACTTTTTGCCGCTTTACTCATCAATACAGGACAGGAAACTTTAGGAACAGGTAAACCATTGATTAACAGAATTTTATTTAACGCAAACCATGATTTACCCTGGTACACTTTTCCAGGTAGATTTTTGGGAAGTTTGTTTTCTTTTTCATCGGGTGGTGCAGGAGGAATATTTGCCACATCTTTGTCTTCAGGGGCAGCTTTGGGCAATTGGATTGCCTCTTATTTTGATATTTCCACAGGTAATCACAACCTCTTAGTTTTGATGACCATGATAGCATTTCTGACCGGGGTAACGCGTACGCCATTTACATCAAGTATTTTGGTTTTAGAAATGACTGACCGCCACAGTGCAATTTTTTTCTTCTTAATGGCTGGAATAATCGCACAATTTGCCTCAGAAAGGATTTTGAGAAAACCTTTTTACGAAATTCTGAAAGAAAGAATTCTGGCAGGATTCGAAAAATCAAAACCCCAGGTCAATTCTTGATTGTCGGTCATTATTTGGAAACGCAAGTCCGGAGGGCAAAGATTTAGGAACAAATCTTTGCAGATTGGGATCACGAAGACCATTTTTTATAAAAGCCGCCAGATCAGAGATTTCCTCATCGGAAAGATTCAAAGCATGAAATTTTGTAGAAAGCTGGACATCTGGCACATTTGAATTTTCTTTTTTTGCCAGATTTTTATATTTTAATACAGCTTCAATATTTGTCAAACTGGAACCATGCCCATAAAATGGTGAATCTGAAAGATTGTATAATTGAGGTACCTTAAATTTATACATGTCTTCTGACTTTCCGGTGAACCCTCCCCTACCCTTAAATTCCGCACTTCCGGCTTTTACATTATGAATCAATGCGTTACCCGAAGTAGGATAATCTTTCATCCCAATCGCATGGAATTCCATATTTGCCAAAGAAGGTCCGTTATGGCAACCGGTGCATTCGGCTTTTCCAAAAAATAATATGGCCCCTTTTTTCTCTTTATCTGACATAGCATTTCTATTTCCTTTCAACCATTGCTGGAAAGGTGCCTGATTGGCGAGAAGTGTTCTTTCATAAGCAGCAATGGCAAGTGAGCCATTAAGTTTTAATTGTGCCGCATTATCGATTGAAGCTGCATCAAAAGCCTTGATATAAAGATTTTTATAAGTGGTCAGGTTGTTTATCAGAATTTTATCAATCGCCAGCCTATGAACTTCTCTTCCGGCAATTGCCTGAGTCTCAACTCCCTCATAACCCAAATAATTGGTTTCTTTTGGAGTACCTTTTGTCCAGCTGCTTTGAGTACCGGCATTTAAGGCTGTTCCTCCAAATTGACCGTTCCATAAAATATTTTTCTGATAAGCGATATTTAGAGCCGAAGGAGATTTTACAGGCTGAACATCAATTTCAGTTGCTTTGTAAATATTACTCATTACACGTTTTTCTCCCTGAACACCAAACCCACTTCCCCCTTCACCAATGCCCTGTACAACGCAAGCCTGAAAACCGGCTTTGGCATGGTGACAACTTGCACATGAATAGCTTTGAAACGCTTCAATCTTTTTTGGATTTTGCCCCAGAGCAGTTTCATGAAATAGCAGTTTACCCAATTCTACTTTGGCTTCTGATAAGGGGTTTTTAGGATCCTGGGGAATTTTTGTAAGCTCATAGCTTTCCGGCAAAACGTAGTAAGATATACCCTTTCCAGAGGAGGAAGTTTCAATTTTTTGGGTGAGCTCCGTGTCCAGTGTGCTGGCTATCGGATCCTGATTATTTTTATTACATGCAATTGCAAACAGACATGTTACCGCAAATGCAATTTTACGATACAAACCTTTCATTTTTATCACTCTTTTCCTGACAAAACAAAGATAAGAATAAAATAAATACAAAAGTATATTTTTTGCGATATTTTTATGTCTTCAACTTTTTCTTTTTGGCTGCCGGAAATAAAACATTATTAAGAATTAGTCTGTATCCTGCGGAGTTGGGATGCAAATTCAAGTCTGTAGGCTCTTCATTTACAAGATGCTGGTAATCTTCGGGGTCATGCCCACCATAATATGTCCAGAAACCTTTTCCCGCTGTACCATGTATATATCTGGCTTCATTTGATGCCCTGTTTTCTGCCAGAACTATAACCTCCGATTTGATAAATTGCTTTTTAAAAGCGGTAGTCTGACCCATAAAACCCTTAATAAGGTTACTATGATTTTGGGTGAGCATGGTGGGGACAGGGTCGTATTTTGCAGAAAATTCAAATAAGGTAAAATAATCATTGGCTTCATTTACTCCCCTTTCTTCATAGCGATTGTCTATCTCAGAAAATTCAATCACGTAGGGATCATCTTCAAGCTTAAAGTTTTTAAAAGCAAATGTTCTTTGAAAATCTAGTTTGGAATTTGCGTTTGGATCTGATCCATCCCCATCATATACCGATTCAACAATATCAACACCTTGTGCAGCAAGTGCAATTTCGTAAGTATCTGTTGCATTGCACATTGCAAACATATAGCCACCACCCAAAACAAACTCACTTATTTTTTTGGCCACTGCACCTTTAAGTTCTGAGGGTTTTGTATAGCCATATTTTTTTGCGATAAACTCAATCTCCTTTTTCTGCTCCTGGTACCAGGCAGTACTCTTGAGATTTAAAAATTTTCCAAATTGACCTGTGAAGTCCTCATGATGTAAATGTAACCAGTCATATTCAGGAAGTTTTCCCTGCATTACTTCGTCGTCATAAACTTTATCAAAGCTAATCTCAGCATAAGTAAGGGCAAGGGTAACGGCGTCGTCCCATGGCCTGGCTGATTTTGGGGTATAAACCGCAATTTTTGGTGCTTTTTGCAGCTTTACTGCATCCATATTTGCGTCCGGATGCTTTACTTGTCTGATTATTGCATCATATTCCGAATCAGAAATAACTTCATAGGATATTCCTCTTACTACACATTCATTAATAAAATTTTGGGTCACCGGCATGGCAAAACTACCGCCCCGATAGTTAAGCAACCAGTCAATTTCAGTTTCATAATTTTTTAATACCCAAAATGCCAGACCATAGGCTTTTAAATGATTTTTTTGCACGTCGTCCATAGGAATAAACAACTGATTTCCCATTGAACGGACCGTAATAAGCAAAAAAATGATAAGCGGTAAAATGCCTTTCTTCATGGTTTGTTTATAAAAAATAGAATTTTGAACTTTGCATAAATAACCTCAACCCGGGGTTTTTATTATAAATGTGAGCTTATTTGTATGATATTTCATCAAAGATAGTTCCAAACTTACTTTTTTAAAAGAAATGAATCTTAAAGAAAATGTTTTGGAAGGACTCAGGTCTATCAATTCCAACAGACTAAGAACCATATTGACTGCAAGTATCATTACATTTGGGATTATGGCACTTGTGGGCATACTTACGGCCATTGAGGGTATGCAAGGTTCTGTAAATAAAAGCTTTGAAGGATTGGGTGTGAATACATTCGATATAAAGGTGGAACAAAATACGGGCAGGAGAATGAGAGGTATGGTAACCAAGCAACCTAAAGCTATCACCTTCAGGCAAGCTTTGGAATACAAAAAGAAATTTACAGAAAAAACCCGCTCATTTGTAAGCATTTATACGTTTGCATCACAAGGTGAAACCGTAAAATATGAAGCTCAAAAATCAAACCCTAATGTGTTAGTAGTTGGAATAGATGAGAATTACCTGGGAATGAAAGGTTACAAAATTCAGTCTGGGAGAAGTATAACACCCAATGACCGAAGTTATTTTAACAGAATTGTGGTAATAGGTAATGAACTGGTTCTCAAGTTTTTCCCCAACACTTCACCTTTAGGAAAGGAAATTACTTTAATGGGAGAAAGATTTACCATAGTGGGTGTTTTAGAGAAAAAAGGAAGTATTACAGGTGGCGATGATGATAGAGTAACTTTGATTCCGTTAGAAGTGGCAAGAAATTATGACCAGAACGGCAGATTTTCCTATGAAATTACCACTTCGGTACCTGATGCTGTTGACCTGGATTATACCTTAGCGGAAGCGAGCTCTGTGATGCGTCAGGTAAGAAGAGATAAAGTTGTGGATGATGATTCTTTCAAAATAGAACGCTCTGATGCCTTACTAAGTGATTTGAATGAAGTTACCGGCTATTTAAGAATTGGAGGGTTTGCCATATCTTTGATTACTCTTATCGGAGCCTCCATTGCTTTGATGAATATCATGATGGTTTCTGTAACTGAAAGAACCCGTGAAATCGGCATTAGAAAAGCTCTGGGTGCTTCGCCAAAGAAAATCAGATTTCAGTTTTTGATGGAAGCAATTGTTATTTGTCTGATTGGTGGTCTTGCCGGGGTGATTTTAGGGATTTCAGCAGGAAATCTGGTATCATATTTTATGACTGACGGAGGGTCGTTTGTAGTGCCCTGGAACTGGATCATTCTCGGCTTACTTGTAACTGTAATAGTTGGATTGGTTTCTGGATACTACCCAGCTTTTAAAGCATCGAAATTTGACCCGATTGAAGCTTTAAGATATGAATAATGGAATTTTGTGAAAATATTTTTAAGGTGTGGTTTTCAGATGTTTTTAATAATCAATCATTTGAGATTTGCATTTAGAAATATTTAAAAAAATATGCAATCAAAATTTGTAAGCTAGAAAATCATATTCTACTTTTGCAGTCCCAACAGCAGATGTACTCGCCCAGGTGGCGGAATTGGTAGACGCGTTGGTCTCAAACACCAATGAGGTTACACTCGTGCCGGTTCGACTCCGGCCCTGGGTACAAATGTAAGAAAAGCCTTTTTGCAATAGCATAAGGGCTTTTTTTATGCCTTTAAATATTCTTAAAAGCCTACCTACCTTTCATTTTATTTTCAAAATTTACCTTAAGTCAAGTATTATTTTTTTCTACATAAAAAATTAATTTATAACTACTTATAATATTTTTTTTATTCCTTTTTAACAAAGTCAAGTCTTAATAAATTTTCTGAAACATTTTTATTCATTTTGTTTTATAATACCTTTGAAAAATACAATTATTTTTTATCTCTATTTTGGATATAAATGACATTTTATCAATTAATTAAAAATTAATTCAATGAAAGAAATACTTGAAAATAGAATAGCTGTCATCACCGGTGGAGCTGATGGAATTGGAAAAGCCACAGCCATAAGATTTGCATCTGAAGGGGCTTTGGCTCTCATTTGGGATTTGAATGAAGAGAAAGGAAATGAAACAGTAAGTGGTATTATTGCCGATGGTGGAAAAGCTGAATTCTATAAAGTTAATACAGCAGATTATAAAGCAGTAGAAATAGCTACCCATCAGATAATTGAAAAATACAGACAAATAGATATCCTTATCAATAACGCTGGCATCACAAGGGATGCTTCATTGAAAAAGATGACTCCGGAATTGTGGCAACAAGTAATTGATGTCAATCTCACCGGTGTATTTAATTGTGCCAAAATAATAAGTGACTTTATGGTAGAAAAAGGATGGGGAAGAATAGTAAATGCCTCATCGGTGGTTGCTCTTTATGGTAATTTTGGACAAACCAATTATGTGGCCACGAAAGCAGGGGTAATCGGAATGACAAAAACACTAGCCCGGGAATTAGGTAGAAAAGGTATTACAGTAAATGCCATTGCTCCAGGATTTATTTCTACAGAAATGGTCAAGAAAATGCCGGAAGAAGTATTAAAAGGAATGGAAGAAAAAGTACCTTTAAAACGACTTGGAAAACCCGAGGATATTGCAGCCGCTTATCTGTTCCTATGCAGTGACGATGCTTCATACATCAATGGGGCAGTATTGAGCGTGGATGGCGGTATGACAATATAATTAAAACCAAATAAAAGAAAATGGCCTCATCTTCTCAGGTAATCGGAGCAGCAATTCTGTTTTTCTTATATGGAATTGTTATCATTTATTTTGTAATTAAGGGTTCCAGAAAAACAAAAAGCATCAGTGACTATGCGGTGGGAAGCATGGCATTCTCGCCCGTATTTGTGGGTTTATCGCTAGCCGCAGCTATGACTAGTGCTGCAACCTTTGTAATAAACCCCGGACTGGTGGCAACCTATGGCTTTAGTGGTTATCTGTCATTTGGAGTATTCTTTCCATTGGCCTCTTTGGTTTCACTGGTAGTTTTAAGTAAAAGCTTTAGAAAATTCGGTCAGTCGGTGCAGGCGGTTTCATTGGCTAGCTGGATCGGAAACCGGTACAATAGCAAAGCTTATTCACTTTTTGTCGCGTTTCTTTCTTTATTGCTCATCACTTTCATCATTTTGATTCTTGTGGCATTAACCAAAGTAATAAGCCAGGCACTCAATGCCGACCAGGTTTGGGTTTTGGGAATTTTGACTGCATTTGTTTTTGGCTATATGATGTTTGGTGGAGCCAATTCCATGGTTTATACCAATACTATTCAAGCAATTATTATGATTGCAGTTGCT
It encodes the following:
- a CDS encoding C40 family peptidase, whose product is MYKNISKTLILSLLSVISVLGQNEISDIKNQFKIDRRTTVYEIEYISESNTLKGKTNNVAAKKALLEKLKVKNPKDSIVILPNLLPGQQPYVVANVSVVNLRSEPEESAELSSQVLLGIPMKVFEKYRGWYRVQCPDQYIGWVDASTVKPFSENQITDYQKDSLVIFSDFYGKAYRDTSSNALPIRDLTYGNIIVKNKILGKFIEVTFPDKTKGYISVNSAKPIKFWLEKSESYGDEIARFSLNYLGTPYLWGGTSAKGVDCSGFTRMSYLSKGLFLPRDASQQALIGEKVTIDSTFSNLRVGDLLFFGNTETKRVVHVALWLGGLSFIHSSGMVRIESFDPKAHNYSEYNLRRLLFVKRINPESIKLKEGLLYTLTK
- a CDS encoding asparagine synthetase B gives rise to the protein MKKGILPLIIFLLITVRSMGNQLFIPMDDVQKNHLKAYGLAFWVLKNYETEIDWLLNYRGGSFAMPVTQNFINECVVRGISYEVISDSEYDAIIRQVKHPDANMDAVKLQKAPKIAVYTPKSARPWDDAVTLALTYAEISFDKVYDDEVMQGKLPEYDWLHLHHEDFTGQFGKFLNLKSTAWYQEQKKEIEFIAKKYGYTKPSELKGAVAKKISEFVLGGGYMFAMCNATDTYEIALAAQGVDIVESVYDGDGSDPNANSKLDFQRTFAFKNFKLEDDPYVIEFSEIDNRYEERGVNEANDYFTLFEFSAKYDPVPTMLTQNHSNLIKGFMGQTTAFKKQFIKSEVIVLAENRASNEARYIHGTAGKGFWTYYGGHDPEDYQHLVNEEPTDLNLHPNSAGYRLILNNVLFPAAKKKKLKT
- a CDS encoding alpha/beta hydrolase, which produces MPFLTLSNAEYYYEEYGSGSETIVFAHGLLWSHWMFHNQIEYLQKNFRIIAFDFRGQGKTKAKNSKYDMESLYNDSLELIKILSDKPVIFAGLSMGGYIGMRLAARNPEWIKKVVLMESSSEAEPAENIARYKMLNTLVRTVGYWPVEKQIMNIMFGKTFLNDVNRKAEYEVYLKKLKENNRTTITLATEGVISRGSFDDELKNIKVPTLILVGEEDVPAPIEKSEFLHKNIENSVLKVIPNAGHTGVLENPEQYNLLIEAFVEA
- a CDS encoding ABC transporter permease, whose product is MNLKENVLEGLRSINSNRLRTILTASIITFGIMALVGILTAIEGMQGSVNKSFEGLGVNTFDIKVEQNTGRRMRGMVTKQPKAITFRQALEYKKKFTEKTRSFVSIYTFASQGETVKYEAQKSNPNVLVVGIDENYLGMKGYKIQSGRSITPNDRSYFNRIVVIGNELVLKFFPNTSPLGKEITLMGERFTIVGVLEKKGSITGGDDDRVTLIPLEVARNYDQNGRFSYEITTSVPDAVDLDYTLAEASSVMRQVRRDKVVDDDSFKIERSDALLSDLNEVTGYLRIGGFAISLITLIGASIALMNIMMVSVTERTREIGIRKALGASPKKIRFQFLMEAIVICLIGGLAGVILGISAGNLVSYFMTDGGSFVVPWNWIILGLLVTVIVGLVSGYYPAFKASKFDPIEALRYE
- the fabG gene encoding 3-oxoacyl-ACP reductase FabG; translated protein: MKEILENRIAVITGGADGIGKATAIRFASEGALALIWDLNEEKGNETVSGIIADGGKAEFYKVNTADYKAVEIATHQIIEKYRQIDILINNAGITRDASLKKMTPELWQQVIDVNLTGVFNCAKIISDFMVEKGWGRIVNASSVVALYGNFGQTNYVATKAGVIGMTKTLARELGRKGITVNAIAPGFISTEMVKKMPEEVLKGMEEKVPLKRLGKPEDIAAAYLFLCSDDASYINGAVLSVDGGMTI
- a CDS encoding cytochrome-c peroxidase, giving the protein MKGLYRKIAFAVTCLFAIACNKNNQDPIASTLDTELTQKIETSSSGKGISYYVLPESYELTKIPQDPKNPLSEAKVELGKLLFHETALGQNPKKIEAFQSYSCASCHHAKAGFQACVVQGIGEGGSGFGVQGEKRVMSNIYKATEIDVQPVKSPSALNIAYQKNILWNGQFGGTALNAGTQSSWTKGTPKETNYLGYEGVETQAIAGREVHRLAIDKILINNLTTYKNLYIKAFDAASIDNAAQLKLNGSLAIAAYERTLLANQAPFQQWLKGNRNAMSDKEKKGAILFFGKAECTGCHNGPSLANMEFHAIGMKDYPTSGNALIHNVKAGSAEFKGRGGFTGKSEDMYKFKVPQLYNLSDSPFYGHGSSLTNIEAVLKYKNLAKKENSNVPDVQLSTKFHALNLSDEEISDLAAFIKNGLRDPNLQRFVPKSLPSGLAFPNNDRQSRIDLGF
- a CDS encoding chloride channel protein; protein product: MNKGTFFDLSDKIKSSKFARFFERKVPQKLIQRLSNDGLPLVIASILVGLLSVLYELMFEWGEKLSIKIYNFNPHIFWILSPLTFFLSFYIIRNYSKFSNGSGIPQLLAAIDLSDSPKKGILNKLLGLKVILVKIASSLILLIGGGSIGREGPTLQISGSIFQLVSRLFSKTKKIDLKTMLITSGASGLAAAFNTPLGGIVYVVEELSKSHINKLRVPVFTAVIFAGFTAQFFMGPYLFLGFPKTQTLPLNLIPLGFGLAILGGIFGSLLSLFVLKIFTMSGKFQNPYVIPVILGLLFAALLINTGQETLGTGKPLINRILFNANHDLPWYTFPGRFLGSLFSFSSGGAGGIFATSLSSGAALGNWIASYFDISTGNHNLLVLMTMIAFLTGVTRTPFTSSILVLEMTDRHSAIFFFLMAGIIAQFASERILRKPFYEILKERILAGFEKSKPQVNS
- the thiL gene encoding thiamine-phosphate kinase: MEKQTLESLGEFGLIDRISENFQKKSESTVKGIGDDTAVIDCGSKYQLITTDMLLEGVHFDLVYTPLKHLGYKAIAVNISDIAAMNGVPRHATVSLGLSNRFGLSDVDELYEGIKSACEDYNIDLIGGDTSSSRSGLVISVSVVGDVEKDKITYRSGANENDIVCVTGDLGAAYMGLQILEREKQEFLANPAMEPKIDNKSYVVGRQLKPESRTDIVFDLLEKGIVPTSMIDISDGLASDVLHLAKKSGKSFTIFFENIPIDNQTLETCADFNLNPVTSVINGGEDYELLMTISQADYEKIKDISEITPIGFVKGEGASWLVLNSGERTKLIAPGWKNV
- a CDS encoding cytochrome b5 → MRIISKNQLALRNGQDKPEIWVALNGFVYDVGSSRLWKNGKHYEHWAGQDLTEELKDAPHTAVVFDKFEIIGKLG